The Rhizobium leguminosarum genome includes a region encoding these proteins:
- a CDS encoding TetR/AcrR family transcriptional regulator — MLNEAVNLENSPGTGEGPERRVRDRGATERAILAAAKGLLAEEGFQNFGINAVARRAGCDKQLIYRYYGGLDGLVEAIGADLGTWVKDRIPEDAGGMFLLTYGDLMERLSLLLLDALRNDPLMRRILAWEISENTEQVRRLSEARSKALALWLERMRGSLAPPKGVDAAAVNAVVIAAIQHLVLAAAAGGQCAGLSLKTPKDWEKAATALKRIVRGVYG, encoded by the coding sequence ATGCTGAATGAAGCCGTAAATCTGGAAAATTCACCCGGGACCGGCGAGGGGCCGGAACGGCGCGTGCGTGATCGCGGCGCCACCGAGCGCGCCATCCTTGCCGCCGCCAAGGGGCTGCTCGCCGAGGAAGGATTCCAGAATTTCGGCATCAACGCGGTCGCGCGCCGCGCCGGTTGCGACAAGCAACTGATCTATCGTTACTATGGCGGCCTCGACGGCCTGGTCGAGGCGATCGGCGCCGATCTCGGCACATGGGTGAAGGATCGCATTCCGGAAGACGCCGGCGGCATGTTCCTGCTCACCTATGGCGACCTGATGGAGCGGCTGTCGCTTCTCCTCCTCGACGCCTTGAGAAACGATCCGCTCATGCGCCGCATCCTTGCCTGGGAGATATCGGAAAACACCGAGCAGGTGAGGCGCTTGTCCGAGGCGCGTTCGAAAGCGCTCGCGCTCTGGCTCGAGCGCATGCGCGGCTCGTTGGCGCCGCCGAAGGGCGTGGATGCGGCAGCCGTCAACGCCGTCGTCATCGCCGCGATCCAGCACCTTGTGCTCGCCGCCGCAGCCGGCGGGCAGTGCGCCGGCCTGTCGCTGAAAACGCCCAAGGACTGGGAGAAGGCCGCGACGGCGCTGAAGCGCATCGTGCGCGGCGTCTACGGCTGA
- a CDS encoding DUF1294 domain-containing protein has product MVYRLWTGTKLSTAKRIAVQKKTRQAIRSLLFLALIGGSLGAVAAQQLLRHKTRKEPFRSILAAILILHGALIAVLAFVPQWSFLLPEDF; this is encoded by the coding sequence GTGGTTTACCGTTTGTGGACGGGCACTAAACTAAGCACCGCCAAGCGCATCGCTGTCCAAAAAAAAACACGTCAAGCAATCCGGTCGCTTCTCTTCCTTGCGCTGATCGGCGGCAGCCTTGGCGCGGTGGCGGCCCAGCAGTTGTTGCGGCACAAGACGAGAAAGGAACCGTTCCGGTCAATCCTGGCGGCGATCCTGATCCTGCATGGCGCATTGATTGCTGTGCTGGCCTTCGTGCCGCAATGGAGCTTTCTGCTTCCTGAAGACTTTTGA
- a CDS encoding YjhX family toxin, with translation MDISRTEQRILHLMAQGGRIEITRDDDRKIEAVSCFTRDGWLYPGIDLDLFRRLKRLKAIMSSGGHPYRITERGLRLVRSQLNNR, from the coding sequence ATGGACATTTCTCGCACGGAGCAGCGCATCCTGCATCTCATGGCCCAAGGCGGCCGCATTGAAATTACCCGCGACGACGACAGGAAGATCGAAGCGGTCAGTTGCTTCACTCGCGACGGCTGGCTCTATCCCGGCATCGACCTCGATCTCTTCCGCAGGCTGAAGCGACTGAAGGCAATCATGTCCTCAGGCGGCCACCCCTACCGGATCACCGAAAGAGGGCTGAGATTGGTCAGGTCGCAGCTGAACAACAGGTAA
- a CDS encoding ISNCY family transposase has protein sequence MRKVSMATRVELVAAISCRYVLGGRAEKARMLDEFVALTGFHRKHAMRLLRGEREPAKGGPRPGRRVYGDDVRAALVVVWEASDRICGKRLHPLLPTLIEAMERHGHGDMNSETRRQLLTMSPATIDRVLKEIKASATGPRRRKGSTAIRRSVPVRTFSDWDDPAPGFVEADLVSHSGPYARGAFSQTLVLTDIATGWTECAPLLVREQTVLITALTELRKLLPFPLLGFDTDNDSVFMNESVHEYCLRDNIELTRCRPYRKNDQAFVEQKNGAIVRKIVGYRRFEGLRATRELAKLYSSMRLFVNFFQPSFKLKEKHRDGAKVIKRYHRPATPYQRLLDDARTPEDTCLRLKAMYLTLDPVRLLRDIRLAQERLVEIADKPDGPPATDGEALPLEDFLSGLRIAWRGGEVKPTARSKPAAKRERRRPDPLLAVTAELEDWFEAEPWRTSRELLERLQVKYPGVYPDGLIRTVQRRMKIWRSTQANALVFGPFADAARQTQNVEVVQ, from the coding sequence ATGAGGAAGGTAAGCATGGCGACACGTGTGGAATTGGTGGCGGCGATCAGTTGTCGCTATGTGTTAGGCGGGCGGGCCGAGAAGGCGAGGATGTTGGACGAGTTCGTGGCGCTCACGGGCTTTCATCGCAAGCATGCGATGCGACTGCTGCGAGGAGAACGCGAACCGGCGAAGGGTGGTCCTCGGCCAGGGCGCCGGGTTTACGGCGATGACGTGCGGGCGGCGCTCGTCGTTGTTTGGGAGGCGTCGGATCGAATTTGCGGCAAGCGACTACACCCCCTGTTGCCAACACTGATCGAAGCGATGGAACGTCATGGACATGGCGATATGAATAGCGAGACGCGCCGGCAACTCTTGACGATGAGCCCAGCGACGATTGATCGAGTCCTCAAGGAGATTAAAGCGAGCGCCACGGGTCCGCGGCGCCGGAAAGGATCAACGGCGATTCGGCGTAGTGTTCCCGTTCGAACGTTCTCGGATTGGGATGACCCCGCACCCGGCTTTGTCGAGGCTGATCTCGTTTCTCATTCCGGCCCGTACGCGAGAGGTGCCTTCTCGCAAACGCTGGTGTTGACCGATATAGCCACGGGCTGGACGGAATGCGCGCCGCTGCTGGTTCGCGAGCAAACGGTACTGATCACTGCGTTGACCGAACTGCGCAAGTTGCTGCCGTTCCCGCTGCTGGGCTTCGACACCGACAACGACAGTGTGTTCATGAACGAGAGCGTTCATGAGTATTGCTTGCGAGATAATATCGAACTCACCCGTTGCCGCCCCTACCGAAAGAACGACCAGGCATTTGTCGAGCAGAAGAATGGCGCGATCGTGCGCAAGATCGTTGGATACCGACGCTTCGAGGGGCTGCGAGCCACCCGGGAGCTGGCCAAGCTTTATTCCTCAATGCGGTTGTTCGTGAATTTCTTTCAGCCATCATTCAAGCTGAAAGAAAAGCACCGTGACGGAGCCAAGGTGATCAAGCGCTATCATCGTCCCGCCACGCCTTATCAGCGGCTGCTTGACGACGCACGCACGCCGGAGGATACATGCCTTCGGCTCAAGGCGATGTACCTGACGCTCGATCCGGTTCGGCTGCTCCGCGACATACGGCTGGCACAAGAGAGATTGGTCGAAATTGCTGACAAGCCTGATGGTCCGCCTGCCACCGACGGCGAGGCATTACCGCTCGAAGACTTTCTGTCTGGCTTACGGATTGCTTGGCGTGGTGGTGAAGTGAAACCGACTGCCCGCTCCAAGCCAGCGGCCAAGCGAGAGCGGCGGAGGCCCGATCCTCTACTCGCCGTCACTGCCGAACTCGAGGATTGGTTCGAGGCGGAGCCTTGGCGAACTTCGCGAGAGTTGCTTGAACGCTTGCAGGTCAAATACCCCGGCGTGTATCCCGACGGCCTCATTCGGACCGTGCAGCGTCGAATGAAGATCTGGCGCAGTACACAGGCCAATGCGCTGGTGTTCGGGCCATTCGCCGATGCCGCGCGGCAGACGCAAAACGTAGAGGTCGTGCAGTGA
- a CDS encoding metal-dependent hydrolase, with protein sequence MKITWLGHSAFRIETSKAKILLDPFLSYNASFSGQDIKDVSAGITHILLTHGHGDHVGDTVALAKETGAVVLANADLAAWLGSKGVDKIEMGNTGGTIALGSFSATFTNALHSSAQITEDGVSHALGNANGLMLHFDDEASILAMGDTDIFSDMALINELHQPDIGFVPVGDRFTMGGAVAALACRRYFNFKTAIPCHYGTFPIIDQTAEKFVTGMEGSKTDVKAIRPSESLSI encoded by the coding sequence ATGAAGATCACCTGGCTCGGCCACTCCGCCTTCCGCATCGAGACATCAAAGGCGAAGATCCTGCTCGATCCATTCCTCAGCTATAACGCCTCCTTTTCCGGCCAGGATATCAAGGATGTGTCTGCCGGCATCACCCATATCCTGCTGACGCATGGCCATGGCGATCATGTCGGCGATACCGTGGCACTCGCCAAGGAAACCGGCGCCGTCGTTCTCGCCAATGCCGATCTCGCCGCCTGGCTCGGCTCTAAGGGCGTCGACAAGATCGAGATGGGCAATACTGGCGGCACGATCGCCCTCGGCAGTTTCTCGGCAACCTTCACCAATGCGCTGCACTCCTCCGCGCAGATTACCGAGGATGGCGTCTCGCATGCACTCGGCAACGCCAATGGCTTGATGCTGCATTTCGACGACGAAGCCTCGATCCTTGCCATGGGCGATACCGACATCTTCTCCGACATGGCGCTGATCAACGAATTGCACCAGCCTGATATCGGCTTCGTGCCGGTCGGCGACCGCTTCACCATGGGCGGCGCTGTGGCAGCACTTGCCTGCCGGCGCTATTTCAACTTCAAGACCGCTATCCCCTGCCATTACGGCACCTTCCCGATCATCGACCAGACGGCGGAAAAATTCGTTACCGGCATGGAGGGATCGAAGACGGATGTGAAGGCGATCAGGCCTTCCGAGAGCCTGTCGATCTGA
- the ruvX gene encoding Holliday junction resolvase RuvX, whose translation MTVLTIEEMAETLAPRQAIAGLDLGTKTIGLSMSDLGRRFATPRTVIRRVKFTIDAQALLDFAQSEKVAGFIIGLPMNMDGSAGPRVQATRAFVRNMEQKTPLPFVYWDERLSTVAAERTLLEMDVSRAKRAERIDSAAASFILQGALDRLSLLARSDGDEFSA comes from the coding sequence ATGACGGTGCTGACGATCGAGGAAATGGCCGAGACGCTTGCCCCGCGACAGGCGATTGCCGGCCTCGATCTCGGCACGAAGACGATCGGGCTTTCGATGTCCGATCTCGGCCGGCGTTTCGCCACGCCGCGCACCGTGATCCGCCGCGTCAAGTTCACCATCGATGCCCAGGCGCTGCTGGATTTCGCACAATCGGAAAAGGTCGCAGGCTTCATCATCGGCCTGCCGATGAACATGGATGGATCGGCGGGTCCGCGCGTGCAGGCGACGCGCGCCTTCGTGCGCAACATGGAGCAGAAGACGCCACTGCCCTTCGTCTATTGGGACGAGCGGCTTTCGACGGTTGCCGCCGAACGGACACTGCTCGAAATGGACGTCTCCCGCGCCAAGCGGGCCGAACGGATCGATTCGGCCGCGGCGAGCTTCATCCTTCAGGGCGCGCTTGACAGGCTTTCCTTGCTGGCAAGGTCTGATGGAGACGAATTCAGCGCCTGA
- a CDS encoding GNAT family N-acetyltransferase, whose amino-acid sequence MIHIRNARDGEAELLSEIGLRAWQKAMASIGESDVMIDAARNAFRNFVENDWLTVTVVEQNGQVAGWAAREGLDETISDFWIDPAFTRQGLGSALLVRIEKEIADQGFEKAAMQTHSSNSEAIGFFRKHGYSIHWLSVAYNPKLDRDVPSVGLTKQLVSDGQGGYGQEF is encoded by the coding sequence TTGATCCACATTCGCAATGCCCGCGACGGTGAAGCGGAGCTATTAAGCGAGATCGGGCTGAGGGCCTGGCAAAAGGCGATGGCGTCGATCGGCGAATCGGACGTGATGATCGATGCAGCGCGCAACGCCTTCCGGAACTTCGTGGAAAACGACTGGCTGACCGTCACCGTCGTCGAGCAGAACGGCCAGGTCGCAGGCTGGGCGGCGCGCGAGGGATTGGACGAAACCATCTCGGATTTCTGGATCGATCCCGCATTCACCCGCCAGGGCCTCGGTTCGGCCCTTCTCGTCCGCATCGAAAAGGAAATCGCCGATCAGGGCTTCGAGAAGGCGGCGATGCAGACCCATTCCAGCAACAGTGAGGCGATCGGCTTCTTCCGGAAGCACGGCTACAGCATCCATTGGCTCTCGGTCGCCTACAATCCGAAGCTCGATCGCGACGTACCCTCCGTCGGGCTGACGAAACAGCTCGTTTCGGATGGCCAAGGTGGATATGGGCAGGAATTCTGA
- the gatA gene encoding Asp-tRNA(Asn)/Glu-tRNA(Gln) amidotransferase subunit GatA, with amino-acid sequence MSELTSLTIAEARQKLRAKEITAIELTEAYISAIDAANGRLNAYIKITPDLARVMAKNSDARIAAGKAGELEGIPLGIKDLFATVGVHTQACSHILDGFEPRYESTVTQNLWDDGAVMLGKLNMDEFAMGSSNETSHYGAVINPWRAAGSNQQLVPGGSSGGSAAAVAAHLCAGATATDTGGSIRQPAAFTGTVGIKPTYGRCSRWGTVAFASSLDQAGPIARDVRDAAILLKSMASVDAKDTTSVDLPVPDYEAALGQSLKGMKIGIPNEYRVDGMPDEIETLWRQGIAWLKDAGAEIVDISLPHTKYALPAYYIVAPAEASSNLARYDGVRYGLRVDGKDIVDMYEKTRAAGFGKEVKRRIMIGTYVLSAGYYDAYYIRAQKVRTLIKRDFELAFDAGVDAILTPATPSSAFGVADENLAADPVKMYLNDIFTVTVNMAGLPGIAVPAGLDHKGLPLGLQLIGKPFDEETLFKTAHVIEQAAGRFTPAKWW; translated from the coding sequence ATGAGCGAACTCACCAGCCTGACCATTGCCGAAGCCCGCCAGAAGCTGCGCGCCAAGGAAATCACTGCGATCGAACTGACCGAAGCCTATATCTCGGCGATCGATGCGGCCAACGGCCGGCTTAACGCCTACATCAAGATCACGCCGGATCTCGCCCGTGTCATGGCGAAGAACTCCGACGCGCGCATCGCCGCCGGCAAGGCAGGCGAACTCGAAGGCATTCCGCTCGGCATCAAGGATCTCTTCGCCACGGTCGGCGTTCACACCCAGGCTTGCAGCCACATTCTCGATGGTTTCGAGCCGCGTTATGAATCGACGGTGACGCAGAACCTCTGGGATGACGGCGCCGTCATGCTCGGCAAGCTGAACATGGACGAGTTCGCCATGGGCTCGTCCAACGAGACCTCGCATTACGGCGCGGTGATCAATCCCTGGCGTGCCGCGGGCTCCAACCAGCAGCTCGTGCCCGGCGGTTCGTCGGGCGGTTCGGCCGCAGCCGTCGCCGCGCATCTTTGCGCCGGCGCGACCGCGACCGATACCGGCGGCTCGATCCGCCAGCCGGCTGCCTTCACCGGCACCGTCGGCATCAAGCCGACCTATGGCCGCTGCTCGCGCTGGGGCACCGTCGCCTTCGCCTCTTCGCTCGACCAGGCAGGTCCGATCGCCCGCGACGTACGCGATGCCGCGATCCTTTTGAAGTCGATGGCAAGCGTCGACGCAAAGGACACGACATCGGTGGATCTGCCGGTGCCGGATTACGAAGCAGCTCTCGGCCAATCGCTGAAAGGCATGAAGATCGGCATTCCGAACGAATACCGTGTCGACGGCATGCCGGATGAGATCGAGACCCTCTGGCGCCAGGGCATCGCCTGGTTGAAGGATGCCGGCGCCGAAATCGTCGACATCTCGCTGCCGCACACCAAATACGCCCTTCCGGCCTATTACATCGTCGCTCCCGCCGAGGCATCCTCGAACCTCGCGCGTTACGACGGCGTGCGCTACGGCCTGCGCGTCGACGGCAAGGATATCGTCGACATGTACGAGAAGACGCGTGCCGCAGGCTTCGGCAAGGAAGTCAAGCGCCGCATCATGATCGGCACCTATGTGCTGTCGGCCGGTTATTACGATGCCTATTATATCCGCGCCCAGAAGGTGCGCACGCTGATCAAGCGCGATTTCGAACTCGCCTTCGACGCCGGCGTCGATGCCATCCTGACGCCGGCAACGCCGTCGTCCGCCTTTGGCGTTGCCGACGAGAACCTCGCCGCCGATCCGGTGAAGATGTATCTCAACGACATCTTCACGGTGACGGTCAACATGGCGGGCCTGCCCGGCATCGCCGTGCCGGCCGGCCTCGACCATAAGGGACTGCCCCTCGGCCTGCAGCTGATCGGCAAGCCCTTCGACGAGGAAACCCTCTTCAAGACTGCTCACGTCATCGAGCAGGCAGCCGGCCGGTTTACGCCGGCCAAGTGGTGGTAA
- a CDS encoding winged helix-turn-helix transcriptional regulator → MKNYSVPQCPVARGLNSVGDAWSILVLRDAHAGLTRFDQFRKSLGIVPTMLTKRLRALTEDGLLEKRLYSERPPREEYVLTDAGRDFLPVLMMIGAWAHRHCGGDLARYVDLESGAEIEPIGVDAVTGAKLGTRAIRLSSGQEHESRDQ, encoded by the coding sequence ATGAAAAATTATTCAGTTCCACAGTGCCCGGTCGCCCGTGGCCTCAACTCTGTAGGCGATGCGTGGAGTATTCTGGTTTTGCGGGATGCACATGCTGGCCTCACCCGGTTCGACCAGTTCAGGAAGAGTCTAGGTATCGTGCCAACCATGCTCACAAAGCGTCTAAGGGCGCTGACGGAAGACGGGTTGCTGGAAAAGCGCCTCTATTCCGAACGGCCTCCCCGCGAGGAGTATGTCCTCACGGATGCAGGTCGGGATTTCCTGCCGGTACTCATGATGATCGGGGCGTGGGCGCACCGTCACTGCGGCGGCGATCTCGCCCGCTATGTCGATCTTGAGTCAGGCGCAGAGATTGAGCCGATCGGAGTAGACGCCGTCACGGGTGCAAAGCTCGGAACTCGGGCAATACGCTTGAGTTCGGGTCAGGAACATGAGTCTCGCGACCAATAA
- a CDS encoding DUF6105 family protein — protein MKWFLIFWAGPIVFLGGWYWLSYYDMSFGIFMLSRQVHDLTFELYGKALGIPPETIPPLVARAIAVDSLVVFAILAFRKRKSIIAWWKARQALNSSPSDLASKESLSSAP, from the coding sequence ATGAAGTGGTTTCTGATCTTCTGGGCCGGCCCCATCGTCTTTCTGGGCGGATGGTACTGGCTCTCCTATTACGACATGAGTTTCGGCATCTTCATGCTGAGCCGGCAGGTCCATGACCTGACCTTCGAGCTTTACGGCAAGGCGCTCGGCATTCCGCCGGAGACCATCCCGCCGCTGGTTGCCCGCGCGATCGCGGTCGACAGCCTCGTCGTCTTCGCCATCCTGGCCTTCCGGAAGCGCAAGTCGATCATCGCCTGGTGGAAGGCGCGTCAGGCGCTGAATTCGTCTCCATCAGACCTTGCCAGCAAGGAAAGCCTGTCAAGCGCGCCCTGA
- the gatC gene encoding Asp-tRNA(Asn)/Glu-tRNA(Gln) amidotransferase subunit GatC: MSVDLATVKRVARLARIAVSEDEANRMVGELNGILGFVEQLSEVNVDGVEAMTSVTPTAMKKRTDEVTDGSKAADIVANAPVTDHNFFLVPKVVE, translated from the coding sequence ATGTCCGTCGATCTTGCCACCGTGAAGCGCGTCGCCCGCCTTGCCCGTATTGCCGTCTCCGAGGACGAGGCAAATCGCATGGTCGGCGAGCTGAACGGCATCCTTGGCTTCGTCGAGCAACTCTCCGAAGTGAATGTCGACGGCGTCGAGGCGATGACGTCGGTGACCCCGACGGCGATGAAGAAGCGGACCGATGAGGTGACCGACGGCAGCAAGGCAGCCGATATCGTCGCCAATGCGCCCGTCACCGACCACAATTTTTTCCTGGTGCCGAAAGTCGTCGAATAA
- a CDS encoding ISNCY family transposase, giving the protein MRQERTVQANIFDLFAEHEIGRELKAMSQWLDEHRDLLGLVAQDLRRHGVKETGREGLPAEAVLRCALLKQHRQLSYEELAFHLEDSASFRAFARLPWGWNPKKSVLHKTISAIRAGTFEAINRVLLTSARQDKVERGKVVRIDSTVTSALMHEPSDSSLLWDCVRVMVRLLQQAASLGSAISWHDHCRAAKKRSRAIQFTRGRPKRVQHYRALLRITRTTLSYLEQAAAQLPLAAGPAVELWQAQLRHYKPLIERIIAQTERRVLAGEAVPAGDKLVSLFEPHADIIVKGSRDVEYGHKINLTTGTSGLILDLVVETGNPADSERLLPMLERHIGIWGEAPRQAAADGGYASRDNLSRAKAWGICDMAFHKKCGLRIEDMVKSRWVYRKLRNFRAGIEAGISCLKRAYGLGRCTWRGLDHFKAYVWSSVVAYNLALFARLRPT; this is encoded by the coding sequence ATGCGCCAAGAACGCACCGTCCAAGCCAATATATTCGATCTTTTCGCCGAACACGAGATCGGCCGCGAGCTGAAAGCCATGTCGCAATGGCTGGATGAGCATCGTGATCTGCTCGGGCTGGTAGCGCAGGACCTGCGCCGCCACGGCGTCAAGGAGACCGGCCGCGAGGGCCTGCCGGCGGAGGCCGTGCTGCGTTGCGCCCTGCTCAAACAACACCGTCAGTTGAGTTATGAGGAGTTGGCCTTTCATCTGGAAGATTCCGCCTCGTTCCGGGCCTTTGCCCGGCTGCCGTGGGGGTGGAACCCGAAGAAGTCGGTCTTGCACAAGACGATCAGCGCGATCCGGGCCGGGACCTTTGAAGCGATCAATCGCGTGCTGTTGACGAGCGCCCGGCAGGACAAGGTGGAACGCGGCAAGGTCGTGCGCATCGACAGCACCGTCACTTCGGCGCTGATGCACGAACCGAGCGACAGTAGTCTTTTGTGGGACTGCGTGCGGGTGATGGTGCGGCTGTTGCAGCAGGCGGCTTCCTTGGGCAGCGCCATCTCATGGCACGATCACTGCCGCGCGGCGAAGAAGCGATCCCGGGCGATCCAATTTACCCGCGGTCGTCCGAAACGAGTTCAGCACTATCGCGCGCTGCTCAGGATCACGCGCACCACCTTGAGCTATCTCGAACAGGCGGCGGCGCAACTGCCCTTGGCGGCGGGCCCGGCGGTCGAACTCTGGCAGGCCCAACTCCGCCACTATAAGCCGCTGATCGAACGGATCATCGCCCAGACCGAGCGGCGGGTCCTGGCCGGCGAGGCGGTGCCGGCTGGCGACAAGCTGGTCAGTTTGTTCGAGCCGCATGCCGACATCATCGTCAAAGGCAGCCGCGACGTCGAGTATGGCCATAAGATCAATTTGACCACCGGCACAAGCGGGCTGATCCTCGACCTCGTCGTCGAAACCGGCAACCCGGCCGACAGCGAGCGCTTGCTGCCGATGCTGGAACGCCACATCGGCATCTGGGGCGAGGCGCCGCGTCAGGCGGCGGCCGACGGCGGCTATGCCAGCCGCGATAATTTGAGCCGAGCCAAAGCCTGGGGCATCTGCGACATGGCCTTCCACAAGAAGTGCGGCCTCAGGATCGAAGACATGGTCAAGAGCCGCTGGGTCTATCGCAAGCTGCGCAACTTCCGCGCCGGCATCGAGGCCGGCATCTCCTGCCTCAAACGCGCCTACGGCTTGGGGCGCTGCACCTGGCGTGGGCTCGACCACTTCAAGGCTTATGTCTGGTCCTCGGTGGTCGCATACAATCTCGCCCTCTTCGCCCGCCTCAGGCCGACCTGA
- the map gene encoding type I methionyl aminopeptidase, with translation MVNYIEASTAPPKNTGAIRLYDAQAFEGMRRACQLTARCLDALADIVKPGLLTDEIDRFVFDFGMDHGAYPATLNYRGYTKSTCTSINHVVCHGIPNDKPLRDGDIVNIDVTFVLDGWHGDSSRMYPVGTIKRSAERLLEVTYESLMRGIAAVRPGARTGAIGEAIQTYAEAERCSVVRDFCGHGVGRLFHDSPNILHYGRANEGPELREGMIFTIEPMINLGRPHVKVLADGWTAVTRDRSLSAQYEHTVGVTSDGCEIFTLSPGGLDRPGLPSHNG, from the coding sequence ATGGTGAACTATATCGAAGCCTCTACTGCGCCCCCGAAGAATACAGGCGCCATCCGGCTTTATGACGCGCAAGCATTCGAGGGCATGCGCAGGGCATGCCAGCTGACCGCACGCTGCCTCGATGCGCTTGCCGACATCGTCAAGCCCGGCCTGCTGACCGATGAGATCGACAGGTTCGTCTTCGATTTCGGCATGGATCACGGCGCCTATCCGGCGACGCTGAACTATCGCGGTTATACCAAATCGACCTGCACCTCGATCAACCACGTCGTCTGCCATGGCATTCCGAACGACAAGCCGCTGCGCGACGGCGATATCGTCAATATCGACGTCACCTTCGTGCTCGACGGCTGGCACGGCGATTCGAGCCGGATGTATCCCGTCGGCACCATCAAGCGCTCCGCCGAGCGGCTGCTCGAAGTCACCTATGAATCGCTGATGCGCGGCATTGCCGCCGTCAGGCCCGGCGCCCGCACCGGCGCGATCGGCGAGGCGATCCAGACCTATGCCGAAGCCGAGCGCTGTTCGGTGGTGCGCGATTTCTGCGGCCATGGCGTTGGCCGGCTGTTCCACGATTCGCCGAATATCCTGCATTACGGCCGCGCCAACGAGGGGCCGGAGCTGCGCGAAGGCATGATCTTCACCATCGAGCCGATGATCAACCTCGGCCGGCCGCATGTGAAGGTGCTGGCCGACGGCTGGACGGCGGTCACCCGCGACCGCTCGCTGTCGGCGCAGTACGAACATACCGTCGGCGTCACCTCCGATGGCTGCGAGATTTTCACGCTGTCGCCGGGCGGGCTCGACCGCCCCGGTCTGCCGTCACACAACGGGTGA
- the radC gene encoding RadC family protein has translation MAKEPVSTSTDDEVPFETQEPVAADERSFFAGQPQKPSAPNARTALPASLAGQEHYHGHRERLRDRFRELGDTALADYEILELLLFRLIPRRDTKPIAKALIERFGSLSGVFGAPQALLMEVKGVGEAVALDLKLISTVAHRTLKSELRSKQVLSSWSSVIQYCHAAMAHETREQFRILFLDKRNVLIADEVQGRGTVDHTPVYPREVVKRALELSATAMILVHNHPSGDPTPSRADIDMTKVIIDAAKALDITVHDHVIIGKDGHVSLKGLKLI, from the coding sequence ATGGCGAAGGAGCCCGTTTCGACATCTACCGACGACGAGGTGCCTTTCGAGACGCAAGAGCCCGTTGCCGCCGACGAACGTTCGTTCTTTGCAGGACAGCCGCAAAAGCCGTCCGCGCCGAATGCCAGGACCGCCCTGCCCGCCTCGCTCGCCGGCCAAGAGCATTATCACGGCCATCGCGAGCGATTGCGTGACCGCTTCCGGGAGCTCGGCGACACAGCACTTGCCGACTACGAAATCCTTGAGCTGCTGCTTTTCCGCCTGATCCCGCGGCGTGACACCAAGCCGATCGCCAAGGCGCTAATCGAACGGTTCGGCTCACTCTCCGGCGTTTTCGGTGCGCCTCAGGCGCTGCTGATGGAAGTCAAAGGTGTCGGCGAGGCCGTGGCGCTCGACCTGAAGCTGATCTCGACTGTCGCCCACCGGACGTTGAAGAGCGAGCTCAGGAGCAAACAGGTCCTGTCCTCGTGGTCTTCGGTCATCCAGTATTGCCATGCCGCCATGGCGCACGAGACCCGCGAACAGTTCCGCATCCTCTTCCTCGACAAGCGCAATGTGCTGATCGCCGATGAGGTGCAGGGCCGCGGCACGGTCGACCATACGCCGGTCTATCCGCGCGAGGTGGTGAAACGCGCGCTCGAGCTTTCGGCAACGGCGATGATCCTCGTCCACAACCACCCCTCCGGCGATCCCACGCCATCGCGCGCCGACATCGACATGACGAAGGTGATCATCGATGCGGCCAAAGCGCTCGATATCACCGTCCACGACCACGTCATCATCGGCAAGGATGGCCATGTCAGCCTGAAGGGGCTGAAGCTGATCTGA